From the Neoarius graeffei isolate fNeoGra1 chromosome 1, fNeoGra1.pri, whole genome shotgun sequence genome, one window contains:
- the LOC132888110 gene encoding uncharacterized protein LOC132888110 isoform X1: METCLYLDATGGVVQKLPNQSKRVLYYALVLPGAGKDKPPLPVAELVTNSHTVPSISHWLMEFFRRMRQMTGRRVAQMETDYSWALINSVLLACNHEDISGYLDRTFSIVIGTGKQTPFIVLHLCSAHILKAVSQSFGRQTSDKGLKEYATYCFAFLLNCTTMQEALEVFYHMAVCFCAEQLTESVHNSKQYLDHCILKCEDLSFEDMYETEEKRTRNSSDPNKGILARSPFTAVFAQRREQAKCDVMCDQAVDEDNHYHCPGIIDVLLKTYMGIFSLWSGVLLGDLSRHIDGTTIGTGPYKTRDTNCHAELWFGLVKHRILGKKTHLRPAEFISKMFTSVQGRYVEHLMQHSLPMEILGGNLRSCLKSEDDPEEQWSKRATSSGSSKRKSKYFNPPTQLPKPKGKTVPNRKVKVEPKEVEDSQLDVLWKKRPTEVVVSVLPSQIKGRSIFVHHSELCSLKPHQWLTGEIIQALMHINAFALNVADRIYLMDHYTAGVILTGDRASVRRQSLPKVNFDNYEAIISFIHVRNNHWNALYIHANSARVFVCDPSPASNEHKDSCVAAQRIREYLKMRRACHGNTDWVDIPWKGAVMAHPVQQDGCSCGVIVIKMAIAVMEAFPDVPTIQFDTTKRAMAEARRFMALQVLKASVFENECGMCGTDKAPGNAASYTDWIQCDACDRWFHALCLNMVKATLDSLKKQKWLCVLCE, encoded by the exons ATGGAAACATGCCTCTACCTTGATGCCACAGGTGGAGTGGTGCAGAAGCTCCCCAACCAGTCTAAGAGAGTACTTTACTATGCCCTGGTCCTGCCGGGTGCGGGCAAGGACAAGCCACCTCTTCCTGTGGCAGAACTTGTCACCAACAGCCACACAGTGCCCTCAATATCTCATTGGCTGATGGAGTTTTTCAGGAGAATGCGTCAAATGACAGGGAGGAGAGTAGCCCAGATGGAAACCGATTACAGTTGGGCCCTGATCAATAGTGTTCTTCTGGCCTGCAACCATGAGGACATCTCTGGCTATCTCGACAGAACATTTTCAATTGTGATTGGTACAGGGAAACAGACCCCTTTCATTGTGCTCCATTTGTGCTCTGCGCACATACTGAAGGCAGTGTCACAATCATTTGGGAGACAAACATCGGACAAAGGCTTAAAGGAGTATGCCACATACTGCTTTGCTTTCTTGTTAAATTGCACTACAATGCAAGAGGCCCTTGAGGTCTTCTACCACATGGCTGTATGTTTTTGTGCAGAGCAACTCACAGAGTCAGTCCACAACAGCAAGCAGTACCTCGACCACTGCATTTTGAAATGTGAAGACCTGTCTTTTGAAGACATGTACGAAACAGAGGAGAAGAGGACAAGGAATTCCAGTGACCCCAACAAGGGCATTCTGGCTAGGTCACCATTTACTGCGGTTTTTGCTCAAAGAAGGGAGCAAGCAAAATGTGATGTAATGTGTGATCAAGCAGTAGATGAAGACAACCATTACCACTGCCCTGGGATCATTGATGTCTTGTTAAAGACCTACATGGGAATTTTTAGCTTGTGGAGTGGTGTACTCCTTGGTGACCTTTCACGGCACATAGATGGAACCACCATAGGAACAGGGCCATACAAAACAAGGGACACCAACTGCCATGCTGAGCTCTGGTTTGGATTAGTCAAACATCGCATCCTTGGCAAGAAGACACACCTCAGACCTGCTGAGTTCATTTCGAAAATGTTCACCTCAGTGCAGGGAAGATATGTCGAGCATTTAATGCAACACAGCCTGCCAATGGAGATACTTGGTGGAAACCTCAGAAGCTGTCTGAAGTCAGAGGATGACCCAGAAGAACAGTGGTCCAAGCGGGCCACCTCCTCTGGAAGCTCGAAGAGGAAATCCAAGTATTTCAATCCACCAACACAACTTCCTAAGCCAAAGGGCAAGACAGTACCAAACAGGAAGGTAAAAGTCGAGCCAAAAGAGGTTGAAGACTCTCAg CTTGATGTGTTGTGGAAGAAGAGGCCGACAGAGGTGGTTGTGTCAGTGCTCCCATCGCAGATTAAGGGTCGAAGCATATTCGTACACCATAGTGAGTTGTGTTCATTGAAACCACATCAGTGGTTGACGGGCGAG ATTATTCAGGCACTGATGCACATCAATGCTTTCGCATTGAATGTGGCTGACAGAATTTATCTAATGGACCACTACACTGCTGGAGTAATTCTGACTGGGGACAGGGCGTCTGTACGCCGCCAAAGTTTACCGAAG GTAAACTTTGACAACTATGAAGCCATTATATCATTCATCCACGTCAGAAATAACCACTGGAACGCACTG TACATACATGCAAATTCTGCCAGAGTTTTTGTGTGCGACCCATCACCAGCATCCAATGAACACAAGGACTCATGTGTTGCTGCCCAGAGAATACG CGAATACTTAAAAATGAGGAGAGCCTGCCACGGCAATACCGACTGGGTGGACATCCCTTGGAAAGGTGCTGTCATggctcacccagttcagcaggatGGGTGCAGTTGTGGTGTCATTGTTATAAAA ATGGCCATAGCAGTGATGGAAGCTTTCCCAGACGTTCCGACAATACAATTCGACACAACAAAGAGAGCCATGGCAGAAGCGAGAAGATTTATGGCTCTCCAAGTCCTCAAAGCGTCAG TCTTTGAAAATGAATGCGGCATGTGTGGAACGGACAAGGCCCCTGGGAACGCGGCTTCTTACACAGACTGG ATCCAGTGCGACGCATGTGACCGTTGGTTTCATGCTCTTTGTCTCAACATGGTGAAGGCAACATTGGacagcttaaaaaaacaaaaatggcttTGTGTTTTGTGTGAATAA
- the LOC132888110 gene encoding uncharacterized protein LOC132888110 isoform X2 — METCLYLDATGGVVQKLPNQSKRVLYYALVLPGAGKDKPPLPVAELVTNSHTVPSISHWLMEFFRRMRQMTGRRVAQMETDYSWALINSVLLACNHEDISGYLDRTFSIVIGTGKQTPFIVLHLCSAHILKAVSQSFGRQTSDKGLKEYATYCFAFLLNCTTMQEALEVFYHMAVCFCAEQLTESVHNSKQYLDHCILKCEDLSFEDMYETEEKRTRNSSDPNKGILARSPFTAVFAQRREQAKCDVMCDQAVDEDNHYHCPGIIDVLLKTYMGIFSLWSGVLLGDLSRHIDGTTIGTGPYKTRDTNCHAELWFGLVKHRILGKKTHLRPAEFISKMFTSVQGRYVEHLMQHSLPMEILGGNLRSCLKSEDDPEEQWSKRATSSGSSKRKSKYFNPPTQLPKPKGKTVPNRKVKVEPKEVEDSQLDVLWKKRPTEVVVSVLPSQIKGRSIFVHHSELCSLKPHQWLTGEIIQALMHINAFALNVADRIYLMDHYTAGVILTGDRASVRRQSLPKVNFDNYEAIISFIHVRNNHWNALYIHANSARVFVCDPSPASNEHKDSCVAAQRIRWP, encoded by the exons ATGGAAACATGCCTCTACCTTGATGCCACAGGTGGAGTGGTGCAGAAGCTCCCCAACCAGTCTAAGAGAGTACTTTACTATGCCCTGGTCCTGCCGGGTGCGGGCAAGGACAAGCCACCTCTTCCTGTGGCAGAACTTGTCACCAACAGCCACACAGTGCCCTCAATATCTCATTGGCTGATGGAGTTTTTCAGGAGAATGCGTCAAATGACAGGGAGGAGAGTAGCCCAGATGGAAACCGATTACAGTTGGGCCCTGATCAATAGTGTTCTTCTGGCCTGCAACCATGAGGACATCTCTGGCTATCTCGACAGAACATTTTCAATTGTGATTGGTACAGGGAAACAGACCCCTTTCATTGTGCTCCATTTGTGCTCTGCGCACATACTGAAGGCAGTGTCACAATCATTTGGGAGACAAACATCGGACAAAGGCTTAAAGGAGTATGCCACATACTGCTTTGCTTTCTTGTTAAATTGCACTACAATGCAAGAGGCCCTTGAGGTCTTCTACCACATGGCTGTATGTTTTTGTGCAGAGCAACTCACAGAGTCAGTCCACAACAGCAAGCAGTACCTCGACCACTGCATTTTGAAATGTGAAGACCTGTCTTTTGAAGACATGTACGAAACAGAGGAGAAGAGGACAAGGAATTCCAGTGACCCCAACAAGGGCATTCTGGCTAGGTCACCATTTACTGCGGTTTTTGCTCAAAGAAGGGAGCAAGCAAAATGTGATGTAATGTGTGATCAAGCAGTAGATGAAGACAACCATTACCACTGCCCTGGGATCATTGATGTCTTGTTAAAGACCTACATGGGAATTTTTAGCTTGTGGAGTGGTGTACTCCTTGGTGACCTTTCACGGCACATAGATGGAACCACCATAGGAACAGGGCCATACAAAACAAGGGACACCAACTGCCATGCTGAGCTCTGGTTTGGATTAGTCAAACATCGCATCCTTGGCAAGAAGACACACCTCAGACCTGCTGAGTTCATTTCGAAAATGTTCACCTCAGTGCAGGGAAGATATGTCGAGCATTTAATGCAACACAGCCTGCCAATGGAGATACTTGGTGGAAACCTCAGAAGCTGTCTGAAGTCAGAGGATGACCCAGAAGAACAGTGGTCCAAGCGGGCCACCTCCTCTGGAAGCTCGAAGAGGAAATCCAAGTATTTCAATCCACCAACACAACTTCCTAAGCCAAAGGGCAAGACAGTACCAAACAGGAAGGTAAAAGTCGAGCCAAAAGAGGTTGAAGACTCTCAg CTTGATGTGTTGTGGAAGAAGAGGCCGACAGAGGTGGTTGTGTCAGTGCTCCCATCGCAGATTAAGGGTCGAAGCATATTCGTACACCATAGTGAGTTGTGTTCATTGAAACCACATCAGTGGTTGACGGGCGAG ATTATTCAGGCACTGATGCACATCAATGCTTTCGCATTGAATGTGGCTGACAGAATTTATCTAATGGACCACTACACTGCTGGAGTAATTCTGACTGGGGACAGGGCGTCTGTACGCCGCCAAAGTTTACCGAAG GTAAACTTTGACAACTATGAAGCCATTATATCATTCATCCACGTCAGAAATAACCACTGGAACGCACTG TACATACATGCAAATTCTGCCAGAGTTTTTGTGTGCGACCCATCACCAGCATCCAATGAACACAAGGACTCATGTGTTGCTGCCCAGAGAATACG ATGGCCATAG